In Paramormyrops kingsleyae isolate MSU_618 chromosome 13, PKINGS_0.4, whole genome shotgun sequence, a single window of DNA contains:
- the b3gnt9 gene encoding UDP-GlcNAc:betaGal beta-1,3-N-acetylglucosaminyltransferase 9 — MMRRFHLKGDVLCTVILLLLCLVLYSWYGFQNVRNPWPLTERLTSPPAALTATHERRTLVRGPNRLTDRATCQTQSRAPASVQPRVSPRKEEPPTGLPAATHPPFDFQQYLRNKDCRHFRLLIDQPGKCSGGPGEAPFLLIAVKSVAADFDKRQVVRHTWGQERAFPGGLQVRTVFLLGVPQNQTQLPMWDRLLAYESQSFGDILLWDFEDTFFNLTLKETHFLQWVDRRCPGVRFIFKGDADVYVNVENILEMLQGQESSKDLFIGDIIVHARPIRRKASKYFIPELMYGLGIYPSYAGGGGFVMSGFTARRLHLACQQVELFPIDDVFLGMCLRRLGLRPVRHDGFRTFGIMRPSAAPHLQIFDPCFYRELMVVHSLTVPQIWLMWRLLHDPRLLCHTRPSQPARPFRWRGGPQAMGTPSDQDYSSQAFVRH, encoded by the coding sequence ATGATGAGGAGGTTCCACCTGAAGGGGGATGTGCTGTGCACCGTGATCCTCCTGCTGCTCTGTCTGGTGCTGTATTCCTGGTACGGCTTCCAGAACGTGCGGAACCCTTGGCCTCTAACAGAGAGGCTCACCAGCCCCCCAGCTGCCCTGACAGCCACGCATGAGAGACGGACATTGGTACGAGGTCCCAACAGGCTCACCGATCGGGCCACCTGCCAAACCCAGTCCCGAGCACCGGCCTCAGTCCAGCCCAGGGTAAGCCCGAGGAAGGAGGAGCCCCCTACTGGTTTACCTGCAGCGACACACCCACCTTTCGACTTCCAGCAGTACCTGCGGAACAAAGACTGTCGGCACTTCAGGCTTTTGATTGACCAGCCGGGGAAGTGCTCGGGGGGCCCGGGGGAGGCGCCCTTTCTGCTCATCGCTGTCAAGTCAGTAGCGGCCGACTTCGATAAGCGGCAGGTGGTGAGGCATACCTGGGGCCAAGAGCGTGCCTTTCCAGGTGGGCTGCAGGTGCGGACGGTCTTCCTGCTCGGCGTGCCCCAGAACCAGACCCAACTCCCGATGTGGGACCGGCTGCTGGCTTATGAGAGCCAGTCGTTTGGGGACATTCTGCTTTGGGATTTCGAGGACACCTTCTTCAACCTTACCCTGAAGGAGACACACTTCCTCCAGTGGGTGGACCGCCGCTGCCCGGGTGTCCGGTTCATCTTCAAAGGCGATGCCGATGTCTACGTCAACGTGGAGAACATCCTGGAGATGCTGCAGGGGCAGGAGTCCAGCAAGGACCTCTTCATTGGCGACATCATCGTGCACGCCCGACCAATCCGCAGGAAAGCCAGCAAGTACTTCATCCCCGAGCTCATGTACGGCCTGGGCATCTATCCGTCGTATGCTGGGGGCGGCGGCTTTGTCATGTCGGGTTTCACAGCGCGCCGGCTCCACCTGGCCTGCCAGCAGGTGGAGCTGTTTCCCATCGACGATGTTTTCCTGGGCATGTGCTTGCGGCGGCTCGGCCTCCGGCCCGTCCGGCACGACGGCTTCCGGACTTTCGGCATCATGCGGCCATCGGCGGCCCCCCACCTGCAGATCTTTGATCCCTGCTTCTATAGAGAGCTGATGGTGGTCCACAGCCTGACTGTTCCTCAGATCTGGCTCATGTGGAGGCTCCTGCACGACCCCCGGCTGCTGTGCCACACGCGGCCATCGCAGCCCGCAAGGCCCTTCAGGTGGAGGGGGGGACCCCAGGCGATGGGCACCCCCTCTGACCAAGACTACTCATCCCAGGCGTTCGTGAGACACTGA
- the phaf1 gene encoding phagosome assembly factor 1 isoform X1: MLDLEVVPERSLGNEQWEFALGMPLAQAISILQKHCRIIKNVQVLYSEQTPLSHDLILNLTQDGIKLLFDACNQRLKVIEVYDMTKVKLKYCGVHFNSQAIAPTIEQIDQSFGATHPGVYNAAEQLFHLNFRGLSFSFQLDSWSEAPKYEIPHGATVKRMFIYTGNSLQDTKAPGMPLACFLGNVYAESVDVLRDGAGPLGLRLRLLTAGCGLGVMADAKVRTLESSIYFGDSCQDVLSALGSPHKVFYKSEDKMKIHSPSPHKQVPSKCNDYFFNYFTLGVDILFDATTHLVKKFVLHTNFPGHYNFNIYHRCDFKIPLVVKTEGAEAQPEDCILTTFSKWDHIQQLLGHPMEKPVVLHRSSSANNTNPFGSTFCFGLQRMIFEVMQNKHIASVTLYGSPRPSAQARTGPHAH; this comes from the exons ATGCTGGATCTGGAGGTCGTTCCGGAGAGATCGCTAGGAAATGAGCAATGGGAATTCGCACTAG GGATGCCATTGGCCCAGGCCATCTCCattctgcagaaacactgcCGCATAATCAAGAATGTGCAGGTCCTTTACAGTGAGCAG ACACCACTCAGTCATGACCTCATTCTCAACCTGACTCAGGATGGAATTAAACTACTGTTTGATGCCTGTAATCAGAGACTGAAG GTAATCGAAGTCTATGACATGACTAAGGTGAAACTGAAATACTG TGGAGTTCACTTTAACTCTCAGGCTATCGCACCCACCATAGAACAGATCGACCAGTCCTTTGGCGCTACACACCCAGGAG TTTACAATGCCGCTGAACAGCTCTTCCACCTGAATTTCCGAGGGCTCTCCTTCTCCTTCCAACTGGATTCCTGGAGCGAAGCTCCGAAATATGAG ATTCCTCATGGGGCAACAGTGAAGCGCATGTTCATTTACACCGGGAACAGCTTGCAGGACACCAA GGCTCCGGGGATGCCTCTGGCCTGTTTCCTTGGCAACGTGTACGCGGAGAGCGTGGATGTCTTAAGGGATGGGGCTGGCCCACTAGGCCTCCGACTCCGCCTCCTCACGGCAG GATGTGGGCTGGGGGTCATGGCAGATGCGAAGGTCCGCACCCTTGAGAGCAGCATCTACTTTGGAGACTCCTGTCAGGACGTCCTCAGCGCTTTGGGCTCCCCACACAAGGTGTTCTACAAGTCCGAGGATAAG ATGAAGATCCATTCCCCCTCCCCACATAAGCAGGTTCCCTCCAAATGCAACGACTACTTCTTCAATTACTTCACTCTGGGAGTG GATATATTGTTCGATGCCACTACGCACCTAGTGAAGAAGTTCGTCCTCCACACCAATTTCCCCGGTCATTACAATTTCAACAT ATACCACCGCTGTGATTTCAAGATCCCACTTGTTGTGAAGACTG AAGGTGCTGAGGCTCAGCCCGAAGACTGCATCCTGACCACCTTCAGCAAG TGGGATCACATTCAGCAGCTCCTGGGTCATCCTATGGAGAAGCCTGTCGTCCTCCACAG GTCATCGTCTGCGAACAACACCAACCCTTTTGGCTCAACCTTCTGCTTTGGCCTGCAGAGGATGATCTTTGAG GTGATGCAGAACAAACACATCGCGTCAGTCACCCTGTACGGCAGCCCACGGCCCAGCGCCCAGGCCCGAACCGGGCCCCATGCACATTGA
- the phaf1 gene encoding phagosome assembly factor 1 isoform X2 → MPLAQAISILQKHCRIIKNVQVLYSEQTPLSHDLILNLTQDGIKLLFDACNQRLKVIEVYDMTKVKLKYCGVHFNSQAIAPTIEQIDQSFGATHPGVYNAAEQLFHLNFRGLSFSFQLDSWSEAPKYEIPHGATVKRMFIYTGNSLQDTKAPGMPLACFLGNVYAESVDVLRDGAGPLGLRLRLLTAGCGLGVMADAKVRTLESSIYFGDSCQDVLSALGSPHKVFYKSEDKMKIHSPSPHKQVPSKCNDYFFNYFTLGVDILFDATTHLVKKFVLHTNFPGHYNFNIYHRCDFKIPLVVKTEGAEAQPEDCILTTFSKWDHIQQLLGHPMEKPVVLHRSSSANNTNPFGSTFCFGLQRMIFEVMQNKHIASVTLYGSPRPSAQARTGPHAH, encoded by the exons ATGCCATTGGCCCAGGCCATCTCCattctgcagaaacactgcCGCATAATCAAGAATGTGCAGGTCCTTTACAGTGAGCAG ACACCACTCAGTCATGACCTCATTCTCAACCTGACTCAGGATGGAATTAAACTACTGTTTGATGCCTGTAATCAGAGACTGAAG GTAATCGAAGTCTATGACATGACTAAGGTGAAACTGAAATACTG TGGAGTTCACTTTAACTCTCAGGCTATCGCACCCACCATAGAACAGATCGACCAGTCCTTTGGCGCTACACACCCAGGAG TTTACAATGCCGCTGAACAGCTCTTCCACCTGAATTTCCGAGGGCTCTCCTTCTCCTTCCAACTGGATTCCTGGAGCGAAGCTCCGAAATATGAG ATTCCTCATGGGGCAACAGTGAAGCGCATGTTCATTTACACCGGGAACAGCTTGCAGGACACCAA GGCTCCGGGGATGCCTCTGGCCTGTTTCCTTGGCAACGTGTACGCGGAGAGCGTGGATGTCTTAAGGGATGGGGCTGGCCCACTAGGCCTCCGACTCCGCCTCCTCACGGCAG GATGTGGGCTGGGGGTCATGGCAGATGCGAAGGTCCGCACCCTTGAGAGCAGCATCTACTTTGGAGACTCCTGTCAGGACGTCCTCAGCGCTTTGGGCTCCCCACACAAGGTGTTCTACAAGTCCGAGGATAAG ATGAAGATCCATTCCCCCTCCCCACATAAGCAGGTTCCCTCCAAATGCAACGACTACTTCTTCAATTACTTCACTCTGGGAGTG GATATATTGTTCGATGCCACTACGCACCTAGTGAAGAAGTTCGTCCTCCACACCAATTTCCCCGGTCATTACAATTTCAACAT ATACCACCGCTGTGATTTCAAGATCCCACTTGTTGTGAAGACTG AAGGTGCTGAGGCTCAGCCCGAAGACTGCATCCTGACCACCTTCAGCAAG TGGGATCACATTCAGCAGCTCCTGGGTCATCCTATGGAGAAGCCTGTCGTCCTCCACAG GTCATCGTCTGCGAACAACACCAACCCTTTTGGCTCAACCTTCTGCTTTGGCCTGCAGAGGATGATCTTTGAG GTGATGCAGAACAAACACATCGCGTCAGTCACCCTGTACGGCAGCCCACGGCCCAGCGCCCAGGCCCGAACCGGGCCCCATGCACATTGA